One window of Sphingobium sp. HWE2-09 genomic DNA carries:
- a CDS encoding IS91 family transposase — MRTSLEVADIFRSAGPAYRAAHAGHLSLGQLKVMTAIENCRTAALGGHVEACDDCGHWRIAYNSCRNRHCPKCQGAAARTWLAAREADLLPVGYFHVVFTVPAEIADIAWQNKAVVYDLLFRAAADTMLTIGADPKHLGARVGITAVLHTWGSALTHHPHVHMIVPGGGIALDGTRWISSRPAFLLPVRVLGALFRRLFLIRLLALFDAGKLAFFNTLASLATRKAFLRHLSPIRKKRWVVYAKPPFAGPQAVLAYLSRYTHRVAISNRRLIGFDEAGVTFWYKDYRRDSAERQQVMTLATDEFIRRFLIHVLPRGFHRIRHYGLLASSSHKEAMALARRLLGIAAPIEEPEPDEPPDHRPPCPCCGGHMTIIETFARWCQPRAPPTPASHARRHAP, encoded by the coding sequence GTGCGCACCTCACTCGAGGTCGCCGACATCTTCCGTAGCGCCGGGCCAGCGTATCGCGCAGCCCATGCCGGGCATCTCAGTCTCGGCCAGCTCAAGGTCATGACGGCGATCGAGAACTGCCGCACCGCCGCGCTGGGCGGCCACGTCGAGGCCTGCGACGACTGCGGGCATTGGCGGATCGCCTATAACTCCTGCCGCAACCGGCATTGCCCCAAATGTCAGGGTGCCGCCGCGCGCACCTGGCTGGCCGCGCGCGAGGCTGATCTGTTGCCGGTCGGCTACTTCCACGTCGTGTTCACCGTGCCCGCCGAGATCGCTGACATCGCCTGGCAGAACAAGGCGGTGGTCTATGACCTGCTGTTCCGCGCAGCTGCGGACACGATGCTGACCATCGGCGCCGATCCCAAACACCTCGGCGCGCGGGTCGGCATCACTGCCGTACTGCACACCTGGGGATCGGCGCTAACTCACCACCCGCATGTGCACATGATCGTGCCCGGCGGCGGTATCGCGCTGGACGGCACGCGTTGGATCTCGTCGCGCCCTGCCTTCCTGTTACCAGTGCGCGTGCTGGGCGCGTTGTTCCGCCGGCTGTTCCTCATACGCCTGCTGGCGTTGTTCGACGCTGGGAAGCTGGCCTTCTTCAACACCTTGGCGAGCCTGGCGACACGCAAGGCCTTCCTGCGGCATCTATCCCCGATCCGGAAGAAGCGCTGGGTGGTCTATGCCAAGCCACCCTTTGCCGGACCGCAGGCAGTGCTGGCCTATCTCTCGCGCTACACCCACCGCGTTGCCATCTCGAACAGGCGCCTCATCGGCTTCGACGAGGCCGGAGTGACATTCTGGTACAAGGATTATCGCCGCGATAGTGCTGAACGCCAGCAGGTCATGACGCTGGCGACCGACGAGTTCATCCGCCGCTTCCTGATCCACGTCCTGCCGCGCGGCTTCCACCGCATCCGGCATTACGGCCTGCTCGCCAGCTCATCCCACAAGGAGGCCATGGCGCTGGCCCGCAGGCTGCTGGGCATTGCTGCGCCGATCGAGGAACCCGAACCCGACGAGCCGCCCGACCATCGCCCGCCATGCCCATGCTGCGGCGGACACATGACCATTATCGAGACCTTCGCCCGCTGGTGCCAACCGCGCGCGCCACCAACGCCAGCCTCACACGCCCGGAGACACGCGCCATGA
- a CDS encoding isochorismatase family protein, whose translation MTIKATPTPGKSLITPTDHTLVMIDFQSQMAFATKSISTELLRNNAALVANAAAGFNVSTILTTVAVDSFSGPMFSEITDAFPNQPLLDRTSMNTWEDAAVIDEVNRIGKERVIFAGLWTSVCIVGPVASAIDQGFDVYFISDACGDISEEAHERAVERMIQLGAKPMTSLQYLLELQRDWARTETYDMTTGFAKKWGGAYGLGITYAKTMFNASEAH comes from the coding sequence ATGACCATCAAAGCGACCCCTACCCCCGGCAAATCCCTGATCACGCCGACCGATCACACCCTCGTCATGATCGACTTCCAGTCGCAGATGGCCTTCGCCACCAAGTCGATTTCGACCGAGCTTTTGCGCAACAACGCCGCTCTCGTCGCCAACGCCGCCGCCGGTTTCAACGTCTCCACCATCCTGACCACGGTCGCCGTCGACAGCTTCTCCGGCCCGATGTTCAGCGAGATCACTGACGCCTTCCCGAACCAGCCGCTGCTCGACCGCACCTCGATGAATACTTGGGAAGACGCCGCCGTCATCGACGAGGTGAACCGCATCGGCAAGGAGCGCGTGATCTTTGCTGGCCTGTGGACCTCGGTCTGCATCGTCGGCCCCGTCGCCTCGGCCATCGACCAGGGCTTCGACGTCTATTTCATCTCGGACGCGTGCGGCGACATCTCCGAAGAGGCGCATGAGCGCGCCGTCGAGCGAATGATCCAGCTGGGCGCCAAGCCGATGACCTCGCTCCAATATCTCCTCGAACTGCAGCGCGACTGGGCAAGGACCGAAACCTACGACATGACCACCGGCTTCGCGAAGAAGTGGGGTGGCGCTTATGGCCTGGGTATCACTTACGCCAAGACGATGTTCAACGCCTCCGAGGCGCATTGA
- a CDS encoding alpha/beta fold hydrolase — protein sequence MSNFITTTDGVDIFYKDWGNKDAQPIMFHHGWPLSSDDWDAQMLFFLSKGYRIVAHDRRGHGRSAQVDFGHDMDHYAADAAALVAHLDLKDAIHIGHSTGGGEVARYVAQYGQLQGRVAKAVLVSSVPPLMAQTDTNPDGLPMEVFDGIRAALAANRAQMFRDFPTGPFYGFNRPGATVLPGVIDNWWRQGMMGSALAHYEGITAFSETDQTEDLKAITVPTLVLQGDDDQVVPYKNAAVIQAQLLPKATSKIYEGYSHGMLTVNADVLNADILAFIQA from the coding sequence ATGAGCAACTTCATCACCACCACAGACGGCGTCGACATCTTCTACAAGGATTGGGGCAACAAGGACGCCCAGCCGATCATGTTCCATCATGGCTGGCCGCTGTCGTCTGACGACTGGGATGCGCAGATGCTGTTCTTCCTGTCGAAGGGCTATCGCATCGTCGCTCATGACCGTCGCGGCCATGGCCGCTCCGCCCAGGTCGATTTCGGCCACGACATGGATCATTATGCCGCCGACGCCGCTGCGCTCGTCGCGCATCTCGACCTCAAGGACGCCATTCATATCGGTCACTCCACCGGCGGCGGCGAAGTGGCGCGCTATGTCGCCCAATATGGCCAACTGCAGGGCCGCGTCGCCAAGGCGGTGCTCGTCAGTTCGGTGCCGCCCCTTATGGCGCAGACCGATACCAATCCCGACGGCCTGCCGATGGAGGTGTTCGACGGTATCCGCGCGGCACTGGCGGCGAACCGTGCACAGATGTTCCGCGATTTTCCCACCGGTCCCTTCTACGGCTTCAACCGCCCCGGCGCGACGGTTCTGCCCGGCGTGATCGACAATTGGTGGCGCCAAGGCATGATGGGCAGCGCGCTTGCCCATTATGAGGGAATCACGGCCTTTTCGGAAACCGACCAGACCGAGGACCTCAAGGCCATCACCGTGCCCACGCTGGTTCTGCAGGGCGATGACGATCAGGTCGTGCCTTACAAGAATGCCGCAGTAATACAGGCGCAACTGTTGCCGAAAGCGACCTCAAAAATCTACGAGGGCTATTCGCACGGTATGCTGACCGTAAACGCCGACGTGCTGAACGCCGACATTCTCGCCTTTATCCAGGCCTGA
- a CDS encoding XapX domain-containing protein, with product MKAYILSLGAGLIVGIVYSLMGVRSPAPPVIALVGLAGILLGEQLIPVVKRVASLPELARFVRQDCAHHVLGELPTHGKRDA from the coding sequence ATGAAAGCCTACATCCTCTCCCTCGGTGCCGGCCTCATCGTCGGCATCGTCTACAGCCTGATGGGCGTCCGTTCTCCTGCGCCGCCGGTTATAGCCCTCGTCGGGTTGGCGGGCATTCTGCTCGGAGAACAATTGATCCCGGTCGTCAAGCGGGTCGCCAGTCTGCCGGAACTGGCCCGGTTCGTCCGCCAGGACTGCGCCCATCATGTGCTGGGCGAGTTGCCGACCCATGGAAAGCGCGACGCATGA
- a CDS encoding amidohydrolase, with product MMTRRQLLASAAATTALTAPMESFAMTQTDLILTNAKVTTLDRENPQAQAVAIRNGKFLAVGTEQEVRAAAAPNARVVDAGGRRLIPGLIDSHIHVIRGGLNYNMELRWEGVPTLADAMAMLKKQAENTPPPQWVRVVGGFTEHQFAEKRLPTIAEINAAAPDTPVFILHLYDRALLNAAALRSVGYTKDTPNPPGGEIVRDAQGNPTGLLLAQPNATILYATLAKGPKLPQDYQLNSTKHFMRELNSLGVTSVIDAGGGSQNYPDDYEVIDQLHKNGELTLRIAYNLFTQKPKEELKDFASWSTQIKPGDGDDSYRHNGAGEMLVYSAADFEDFRVARPDMAPEMEGDLEPVIRLLAERRWPWRLHATYDQTIGRALDVFEKVNKDIPLKGLNWFFDHAETISDRNIDRIAALGGGIAVQHRMAFQGEYFVERYGAKAAEATPPIKRMMDAGVPVGAGTDATRVASYNPWVSLSWLVTSKTVGGLTLYPVRNRLDRDTALRLWTEKNTWFSNEVGKKGQIKAGQLADLALLSDDYFSVAESEIAHLRSVLTILGGKIVYGEGGFGPLAPEAPKAMPDWSPVATFGGHWRRDEAAKKMASACGCASSCNVHGHDHAAALGARVPAADVQSFWGVMGCGCWAV from the coding sequence ATGATGACCCGCCGCCAGCTGCTCGCCAGCGCCGCCGCCACAACCGCCCTGACTGCACCTATGGAAAGTTTCGCCATGACCCAGACCGATCTCATCCTCACCAACGCCAAGGTCACGACGCTGGACCGGGAAAACCCGCAGGCACAGGCAGTGGCGATCCGTAACGGCAAGTTCCTCGCCGTCGGCACCGAGCAGGAAGTGCGCGCCGCCGCCGCGCCGAACGCCCGTGTCGTGGATGCTGGCGGCCGCCGCCTGATCCCCGGCCTGATCGACAGCCACATCCATGTCATTCGCGGCGGCCTCAACTATAATATGGAACTGCGTTGGGAGGGCGTTCCGACACTGGCCGATGCCATGGCCATGCTGAAGAAGCAGGCCGAGAATACCCCGCCGCCACAATGGGTGCGTGTTGTCGGCGGCTTCACCGAACATCAGTTCGCCGAGAAGCGCCTGCCCACCATCGCCGAGATCAACGCCGCCGCCCCCGATACACCCGTCTTCATCCTCCACCTTTACGACCGCGCCCTTCTCAACGCAGCCGCGCTGCGGTCGGTAGGCTATACGAAAGATACGCCGAACCCACCGGGCGGTGAAATCGTACGCGATGCGCAGGGCAATCCCACGGGCCTGCTGCTGGCCCAACCCAATGCAACGATCCTCTATGCTACGCTCGCCAAGGGACCGAAGCTGCCGCAGGACTATCAGCTCAACAGCACGAAGCATTTCATGCGAGAACTTAATAGTCTGGGCGTTACTAGCGTGATCGACGCGGGCGGCGGATCGCAAAATTATCCCGACGACTATGAGGTGATCGACCAGCTGCACAAGAATGGCGAGCTGACGCTGCGCATCGCCTACAACCTCTTCACCCAGAAGCCGAAGGAGGAACTGAAGGACTTTGCGAGCTGGTCGACCCAGATCAAGCCGGGCGACGGCGACGATAGCTATCGCCACAATGGTGCGGGCGAGATGCTGGTCTACTCGGCGGCCGACTTCGAGGATTTCCGCGTCGCGCGCCCCGACATGGCGCCGGAGATGGAAGGCGACCTGGAACCCGTCATCCGCCTGCTCGCCGAGCGCCGCTGGCCCTGGCGGCTGCACGCGACATACGACCAGACGATCGGCCGCGCGCTTGACGTGTTCGAGAAGGTGAACAAGGATATTCCGCTCAAGGGCCTCAACTGGTTCTTCGACCATGCCGAGACGATCAGCGATCGCAATATCGACCGGATCGCGGCCTTGGGCGGCGGCATCGCAGTCCAGCATCGCATGGCCTTCCAGGGCGAATATTTCGTCGAACGCTACGGCGCCAAAGCCGCAGAGGCGACACCGCCGATCAAGCGCATGATGGATGCGGGCGTGCCCGTGGGTGCGGGGACCGATGCGACCCGGGTCGCCAGCTACAACCCCTGGGTATCGCTCAGCTGGTTGGTGACGTCGAAAACTGTGGGTGGTCTGACCCTCTATCCAGTACGCAACCGGCTCGACCGCGACACGGCGTTGCGGCTGTGGACCGAGAAGAACACATGGTTCTCGAACGAGGTCGGTAAAAAGGGCCAGATCAAGGCTGGGCAACTGGCGGATCTGGCGCTGCTGTCGGACGATTATTTCAGCGTGGCGGAAAGCGAGATTGCGCATCTTCGCTCTGTGCTGACCATATTGGGCGGCAAGATCGTGTATGGCGAGGGCGGTTTCGGCCCGCTCGCCCCGGAAGCCCCCAAGGCGATGCCCGACTGGTCGCCGGTCGCGACGTTCGGCGGTCATTGGCGCCGGGATGAAGCCGCCAAGAAGATGGCGTCCGCCTGCGGCTGCGCCTCATCCTGCAATGTCCACGGCCATGACCATGCGGCGGCGCTCGGTGCGCGCGTACCGGCTGCCGACGTCCAGAGTTTCTGGGGCGTCATGGGCTGCGGCTGCTGGGCCGTCTGA
- a CDS encoding glyoxalase, which produces MNRIALLMATALVAISPVAAPAQSSAPTQSSATDFSVGPQYDTTHVYIAPEDFDHFVASFTATFGGSASKQGVFQVTPTDSKTKSQLALTPSGTVSVFGFLTPIPVPFGAERTGYLVTDLDAAVVSAMRHGATRLITSFPDPIGRDVVVQWAGGVNMQLYWHTTKPNYLTLGTVPENRIYLTADAADQFVKQWRGFAHATVTSDDRAAPGAEIGQPGKTYRRIRMTSGYGKMSVIVSDGQLPWPYGRDMTGYEVGNLPAILAKATAAGVETLVPTHVEGDRQAAIVRFPGGYIAEIHAPVKP; this is translated from the coding sequence ATGAACCGCATCGCCCTCCTGATGGCGACCGCCCTGGTCGCGATCAGCCCTGTCGCCGCGCCTGCGCAATCGAGCGCGCCCACACAGAGTTCGGCCACCGATTTTTCCGTCGGTCCGCAATATGACACCACCCATGTCTATATCGCGCCAGAGGATTTCGACCACTTCGTCGCTAGCTTTACCGCCACCTTCGGCGGCAGCGCGAGCAAGCAGGGCGTCTTCCAAGTCACGCCGACGGACAGCAAGACGAAGTCGCAACTCGCGCTCACCCCCAGTGGCACCGTTTCCGTCTTTGGCTTCCTCACCCCGATCCCGGTTCCGTTCGGTGCCGAACGCACCGGCTATCTCGTGACCGACCTCGACGCGGCGGTCGTTTCCGCGATGCGGCACGGCGCGACGCGCCTCATCACCAGCTTTCCCGATCCCATCGGCCGCGATGTCGTGGTGCAGTGGGCGGGCGGCGTGAACATGCAGCTCTATTGGCACACGACGAAGCCAAATTATCTCACGCTCGGCACGGTGCCAGAGAACCGCATCTACCTGACCGCCGATGCCGCTGACCAGTTTGTGAAGCAATGGCGCGGCTTTGCCCATGCGACGGTGACCTCCGACGACAGGGCTGCGCCGGGCGCGGAGATTGGCCAGCCGGGCAAGACCTACCGCCGCATCCGCATGACGTCGGGCTATGGCAAGATGAGCGTGATCGTGTCCGACGGTCAGCTTCCCTGGCCCTATGGTCGCGACATGACCGGATATGAGGTGGGCAATCTGCCCGCGATCCTCGCCAAGGCAACAGCAGCAGGTGTCGAGACGCTCGTCCCTACCCATGTCGAGGGCGATCGCCAGGCCGCGATCGTCCGCTTCCCCGGCGGCTACATCGCCGAAATTCATGCGCCGGTGAAGCCGTGA
- a CDS encoding DoxX family protein, whose protein sequence is MTGADEPRFVDAILDWRLTWFLARLALVSAYVLGGIVKATDWPAAVAEQTHFGMSPAAFWAVLTIAVELAGPILILIGRFVWLGAGMLGVFTLLAAFTANAFWTMPTGQERFMATNAFFEHIGLIGGFVLVALVSARERRLA, encoded by the coding sequence GTGACCGGCGCGGATGAACCCCGCTTCGTCGACGCGATCCTCGACTGGCGCCTCACCTGGTTCCTGGCGCGTCTCGCGCTGGTCAGCGCCTATGTGCTGGGTGGCATCGTCAAAGCGACTGACTGGCCAGCGGCGGTCGCCGAACAGACCCATTTCGGCATGAGCCCGGCTGCCTTCTGGGCGGTATTGACCATCGCCGTAGAGCTGGCCGGGCCGATCCTGATCCTGATTGGCCGCTTCGTCTGGCTAGGCGCTGGGATGCTGGGCGTCTTCACGCTGCTGGCCGCCTTCACCGCCAATGCCTTCTGGACGATGCCGACGGGGCAGGAGCGCTTCATGGCGACCAATGCCTTCTTCGAGCATATCGGGCTGATCGGCGGTTTCGTACTGGTGGCGCTCGTGTCCGCGCGGGAACGGCGACTTGCTTAG
- a CDS encoding alginate export family protein: MLRTLLTAGLLAGAIPVPASAQQREAWQAPTLSITRYDEDWSDLADAEKRAHHWTGPLKHIPLNDDSWVTTGIELRARSENYQNNLWGGSDAPDDSYLWLRALPYVDLHVGKVRAFVQPILAYAVGVLPSASPIDQTRADLLQGFGEVDLGPVTLRAGRQMLSLGTERLVGTRYGPNVPLAFDGARADVTIGRAQISLLNMRPVQPGPGSFDDATSDAKALWGAYMTLPELDIYYLGYRNRLAHFGGQAGREVRHSIGLRFHGARGDWHWNVEGVTQFGHFEGKRISAWTLGTEVGHSFPTLPFAPDATLRVNVVSGDSKAGDGKLGTFNALFPKGKYFGELSPVGPTNIVSVNPRISGTFGGGVSFSLVAMAYWRYSIADGVYDIPGNLIREATGSKARFIGKEAEATIAWQATPEWELSASLSAFAPGHFIEETGPAKTITMLGLESNFRF; encoded by the coding sequence TTGCTTAGGACTCTCCTCACCGCCGGGCTGCTAGCTGGAGCCATCCCTGTACCTGCCAGCGCCCAGCAGCGCGAGGCATGGCAGGCTCCCACGCTTAGCATCACGCGCTATGACGAGGACTGGTCCGATCTCGCCGATGCGGAAAAACGCGCGCATCATTGGACTGGTCCGCTTAAGCATATCCCGCTCAACGACGATAGCTGGGTCACAACCGGCATCGAATTGCGCGCGCGCAGCGAGAATTATCAGAACAATCTCTGGGGCGGGTCCGACGCACCGGACGACAGCTATCTGTGGCTGCGCGCTTTACCCTATGTCGATCTGCATGTTGGCAAGGTACGGGCTTTCGTCCAGCCGATCCTGGCCTACGCGGTCGGCGTATTGCCGTCCGCCAGCCCGATCGACCAGACGCGGGCCGATCTCCTCCAGGGGTTCGGCGAAGTCGATCTCGGCCCGGTCACCCTGCGCGCCGGTCGCCAGATGCTGTCGCTCGGCACGGAGCGGTTGGTCGGGACGCGCTATGGCCCCAACGTCCCGCTCGCGTTCGATGGCGCGCGGGCGGACGTCACGATTGGCCGGGCTCAAATCAGTTTGCTGAATATGCGGCCCGTCCAGCCGGGGCCCGGCAGTTTCGACGACGCGACCTCCGACGCCAAAGCGCTGTGGGGCGCCTATATGACGCTGCCAGAGCTGGACATTTACTATCTGGGCTACCGCAACCGGCTTGCGCACTTTGGCGGACAGGCCGGGCGCGAAGTGCGGCATAGTATAGGCCTGCGCTTCCACGGGGCGCGTGGCGACTGGCACTGGAATGTCGAGGGGGTGACGCAATTCGGCCATTTCGAAGGAAAGAGGATTTCGGCATGGACGCTGGGCACGGAGGTCGGCCACAGCTTTCCCACGCTCCCCTTCGCGCCGGACGCTACCCTGCGGGTCAATGTCGTCAGTGGCGACAGCAAAGCGGGCGACGGCAAACTCGGCACGTTCAATGCGCTCTTCCCCAAAGGCAAATATTTCGGCGAGCTGTCTCCTGTCGGTCCGACCAACATTGTCAGCGTCAATCCGCGCATCAGTGGTACTTTTGGTGGGGGCGTTTCGTTCAGTCTCGTAGCAATGGCCTATTGGCGGTACAGCATAGCGGACGGCGTTTACGACATTCCCGGCAATCTGATCCGCGAAGCAACAGGCAGCAAAGCACGCTTTATCGGCAAGGAGGCCGAAGCGACGATCGCTTGGCAGGCGACGCCGGAGTGGGAATTGTCGGCGTCATTGTCCGCTTTTGCCCCGGGTCACTTCATCGAGGAAACCGGTCCGGCAAAAACGATCACGATGCTGGGCCTGGAAAGCAACTTCCGCTTCTGA
- a CDS encoding YoaK family protein produces the protein MTADKPATSPLPWLLLLLSVTTGLVDAISVLGLGKVFTANMTGNVVFLGFAASGAPGFKIAPYVFAIASFMVGALIAGRVGKRHAGSPLRRWLLIAASVEASLLWIAAGVAVGFDVATQTPGTSVYIIITLTGLAMGFRNATIRQLKVPDLTTTVLTLTITGLAADSSVAGGSNPNWARRIGSVAAIFLGAAIGAYLVTHGGLVAPLILAGGLIFAGTLACTLHPAASKPL, from the coding sequence ATGACCGCCGACAAGCCTGCCACATCGCCGCTCCCCTGGCTCCTGCTGCTTCTTTCGGTCACAACCGGGCTGGTCGACGCCATCTCGGTGCTGGGCCTTGGCAAGGTGTTCACGGCGAATATGACCGGCAACGTCGTCTTCCTGGGGTTCGCCGCCAGCGGCGCACCGGGGTTCAAGATCGCGCCTTATGTGTTCGCCATCGCGTCATTCATGGTCGGCGCGCTGATCGCCGGGCGCGTTGGCAAGCGCCATGCAGGCTCGCCCCTTCGCCGCTGGCTGCTCATCGCGGCTTCGGTCGAAGCCAGCCTCCTCTGGATCGCGGCCGGTGTCGCCGTCGGGTTCGACGTGGCCACGCAGACGCCCGGTACGAGCGTCTATATCATTATCACGCTGACCGGCCTCGCCATGGGCTTCCGCAACGCGACGATCCGCCAGTTGAAAGTGCCTGACCTCACCACGACAGTCCTTACGCTCACGATCACTGGCCTCGCCGCCGATTCAAGCGTGGCTGGCGGATCCAACCCGAACTGGGCACGCCGTATCGGTAGTGTGGCCGCCATCTTCCTTGGTGCGGCCATCGGCGCCTATCTCGTCACCCATGGTGGGCTGGTCGCTCCGCTCATCCTCGCCGGCGGGCTGATCTTCGCCGGCACGCTCGCCTGCACGCTGCACCCAGCCGCCAGTAAGCCCCTCTAA
- a CDS encoding TMEM175 family protein, translated as MRSGRLEAFTDGVVAIIITIMVLELKVPQDGTLEALSDSMPILLAYVLSFINVGLYWNNHHHLMQATQRIDGRVLWANLFLLFWLSLVPFVIRWLDASGFSAMATASYGVVLGMAAIGYELTERSIIACNGRQSAIGRAIGRDWKGKISLALYAVAVPAAFFARPVAIILYVAVLAFWLAPDRRIERELED; from the coding sequence ATGCGGTCGGGCCGACTGGAAGCCTTCACCGATGGCGTAGTCGCGATCATCATCACGATCATGGTGCTCGAGCTGAAGGTGCCGCAGGACGGGACGCTTGAAGCACTGTCGGACAGCATGCCGATCCTGCTCGCCTATGTCCTGTCCTTCATCAATGTCGGGCTCTATTGGAACAATCATCATCACCTGATGCAAGCGACCCAGCGGATTGACGGTCGCGTGCTGTGGGCGAACCTCTTCCTGCTGTTCTGGCTCTCGCTCGTACCCTTCGTCATCCGCTGGCTCGATGCCAGCGGCTTCTCCGCCATGGCGACAGCGTCCTATGGTGTCGTGCTGGGGATGGCAGCGATCGGCTATGAACTCACCGAGCGGTCGATCATCGCCTGCAATGGCCGTCAGTCGGCAATAGGGAGGGCCATCGGTCGTGATTGGAAAGGCAAGATCAGTCTTGCCCTTTACGCAGTTGCCGTGCCCGCCGCCTTTTTCGCCCGGCCGGTGGCGATCATTCTTTATGTTGCGGTGCTGGCGTTCTGGCTCGCGCCCGACCGCCGGATCGAGCGCGAACTGGAGGATTAG
- a CDS encoding LysR family transcriptional regulator translates to MNSPGTPTFDQLRIFLTIVDLGSFAAAARKLNRAVSVISYGIANLEAQLGLTLFDREGTRKPQLTVEGRALLAEARSISHGFDGLRAKVKGLLDGLEAEVDLAVDVMLPSERLGKVLRNFATEFPTVQLRLHVEALGAITAMVLDRGAAIGISGPLAAGVEGVECIAAGSVLMVPVAAPDHPLGRLERIPPGAGREHTQLVLTDRSRFTEGQDYSVMSPKTWRLADLGAKHALLREGIGWGNMPLPMIEPDLVDGTLVRLVMPDHIGGTYRFAGVWRRDAQPGPAASWLLDQFVALGAADEELEGMGDV, encoded by the coding sequence ATGAATTCACCCGGCACCCCGACCTTCGACCAGCTTCGTATCTTCCTCACCATCGTCGATCTCGGCAGCTTCGCGGCCGCCGCGCGGAAGCTCAATCGCGCCGTGTCGGTGATCAGCTATGGCATCGCCAATCTGGAAGCGCAGCTTGGGCTGACGCTATTCGACCGGGAGGGCACGCGTAAGCCCCAGTTGACCGTCGAGGGACGCGCCTTGCTCGCGGAGGCGCGCAGCATATCGCATGGCTTCGATGGACTGCGAGCGAAGGTTAAGGGTTTGCTAGATGGGCTGGAGGCGGAAGTGGACCTCGCCGTCGATGTCATGCTGCCCTCCGAGCGGCTAGGGAAAGTCCTGCGCAATTTCGCAACCGAGTTTCCAACGGTCCAGCTTCGCCTGCACGTCGAAGCACTCGGCGCGATCACCGCCATGGTGCTGGATCGGGGCGCGGCCATCGGCATTTCCGGGCCGCTGGCGGCCGGCGTGGAGGGGGTCGAGTGCATCGCTGCCGGTTCGGTATTGATGGTGCCGGTTGCAGCGCCGGATCATCCGCTCGGCCGCTTGGAACGCATTCCACCTGGCGCCGGGCGGGAGCATACCCAGTTGGTGCTGACGGATCGCTCGCGCTTTACCGAGGGGCAGGATTACTCAGTCATGAGCCCCAAGACGTGGCGGCTGGCAGACCTGGGGGCGAAGCACGCGCTGCTGCGCGAGGGAATTGGGTGGGGCAACATGCCGCTGCCGATGATCGAGCCCGACCTTGTTGATGGCACCTTGGTCCGTCTCGTGATGCCGGATCACATCGGGGGAACCTACCGCTTTGCGGGTGTCTGGCGCCGGGACGCACAACCGGGACCGGCCGCCTCCTGGCTACTTGATCAATTTGTCGCGCTGGGTGCCGCCGACGAGGAACTGGAGGGCATGGGCGATGTCTGA
- a CDS encoding pirin family protein: MIEVRPFADLGGANHGWLDAKHHFSFGGYHDPARMSWGNLRVWNDDTIAPKTGFPPHPHRDMEIITYVREGAITHADSLGNKGRTEAGDVQVMSAGSGVRHSEYNLEDVTTKIFQIWIVPTKNGDAPSWGARPFPKGDRTGHFVTLASGYEKDNDALPIRTDARIVAATLRAGESAEYPIGKDRKAYLVPATGAIRIDDVQVNARDGAAITDVDVIRVTAVEDSEIVMVDAA; this comes from the coding sequence ATGATCGAAGTTCGCCCATTCGCAGACCTTGGCGGTGCCAACCACGGCTGGCTCGACGCCAAGCATCACTTTTCGTTCGGCGGCTATCACGATCCGGCGCGTATGAGCTGGGGCAACCTGCGTGTCTGGAATGACGACACAATCGCGCCCAAGACTGGCTTCCCGCCGCACCCGCACCGCGACATGGAGATCATCACCTATGTCCGCGAAGGGGCCATCACGCACGCGGACAGCCTAGGCAATAAGGGCCGGACCGAGGCTGGTGACGTTCAGGTCATGAGTGCTGGATCCGGCGTGCGTCACTCCGAATATAATCTGGAGGATGTAACGACCAAGATCTTTCAGATCTGGATCGTGCCCACGAAGAACGGCGATGCTCCAAGCTGGGGCGCTCGTCCCTTTCCCAAAGGCGATCGGACTGGCCATTTCGTCACACTGGCATCCGGCTACGAGAAGGACAATGACGCGCTACCGATCCGCACGGATGCCCGGATTGTCGCAGCAACGCTGAGAGCCGGCGAAAGCGCCGAATATCCGATCGGCAAGGACCGCAAGGCGTATCTTGTTCCCGCCACAGGCGCGATCAGGATCGATGACGTCCAGGTCAACGCCCGTGACGGCGCCGCAATCACGGATGTCGATGTCATTCGTGTAACCGCAGTCGAGGACAGCGAGATTGTCATGGTCGACGCTGCCTGA